DNA from Tripterygium wilfordii isolate XIE 37 chromosome 4, ASM1340144v1, whole genome shotgun sequence:
aaaaacatatatatatatatatatgtggtagtATCCAATCAAACGATTCAAACCACAATTTCCTGGCACAAATTCCTAGTCAATTTGTGGAAAATATTATGGTCAAATGAAAATGGTGGTAGGATGGACCATTTTGAGCCCATTTCTGCTTTTCTCCTCAATCTATCCTCCCCTTATTAATGAAATTCCATAACTACGTACCCctgtcttcttcctctttccaGCAGCAACGACGTCCCCACCGAGGACAACCATGAGATTCTAGAGGAGAATCGGCGGCAGACTACTGGAAACATCCTCTAACTCACTCAACCCACCAACGCTCATATCAAATGTTCGCGGATCTACAACCTCCCATTTTTCAAACACCTCTTCTGCTCCTTCAAAATAGCCACTGTCAACCTTCTTGATTAACACCTCTTTTGTTGATGGACAATGCTATAAATCCCTAAAATATAACCCTCAAAAGTCTcttaaatctatgtggcattaaaatagtcctagattaaaaacaaacatgcAGAGcacacttcacatccaacactccacattaaatgtaAGTCTTTTGGAGGTCACTATTTGAGGGTCTCAAGGATTTAGGAGTCCTTTGTTGATATCGCATCCAATCGAACCCTACAATCGTATGAGAAAGAAGTCCGAACCTTGTTAACACTCTCGTGGACTCTCGATTTTGGTAGACAAACAATTGTGTATCCATcctctaatttatttatttaataaaataaataaattaatcttAAAATATGTAAGATTGAAATACTGTGAATGTTTactatttatctttattttagatattatatgtattttattttaaacattTATTTGTCTCTCTTAGAAGTAAGAGTGTGTTTGAATTGatggatttgggggaagggaatgGAAGGGAAATATGGTTTCTTCCAATTATATTGTttgaataatttataaaaaaaaaattaagtgagggatttgaggggatttgaggggaaatttcattaaatttttatcaaaattcttcctcccaaaatggagttatttggagggaagggatgactatttaagttatttataagttaaaaatctattttacctCTTGTACGTAACACTTtataaaataaggataaattagtaaattaaaataattttcttctatttctttttatatatattcaaacatAAGAGAGGGAAAGTATTATTCATTccctttctcttcctttctcttcccttctctcccatcctcttcccttcccttcccttcccttcccttctcttcaaatccctcaatccaaagaCGCTctaaatgtataatacccatGCACCTAATTTGTCATATAACATTACATAGTAAAATACATGTTATCAACAAAAGTTGAGTCAACCACTACTAACCATTCATACAGCATATTTGATACCATTATTATCTAGCATATCTACTACCACCATATATACTCTAATTCATTTAACATTTAAACTATAgtatatttttgttaaattaaaataatattaacataATCACATCCAATATACACCAACCAAGATGATTAATTCGACTACAATCGCCAAACAAACCATCCGAAAAATATACCCGCCGCAACGCGCGGTGTTAATACCTAGTTAAGTAAGTAATATTGACAAGTTAAACAGTAGCGCTAGGTAGCTCatatagtggttgctcaagtctcttaaacaaaattttaaaatttttaattctcaaaatacatgttaaatttttttttaaaattacatattcagaatcaacgcataaaattctttctaacaagattcattgtcgatgagttttatcgggtaaatcttaattctattgtttttttttcaatggaatttcttaattccattgtttttttcaatgaaatttcaaaaacaaatgaattcagaattaaaacaatgaattttaaactgtgttttaaaaaataatagaatctatattaaaacaataaattttggacaatgaataaCATGATAAAAGAGtgtaaaataaaactattccattgattaaatcaatggaataaacctgttggacTCTCATGGACTACGAAACAAATGGGTACATGTCATGGTGAAGCATATTGAAAACATCTATGAGTCTTGTTTCTTGCTACCGTATTAAACAGCTCATAATTTAGAGTTTACGAAGCTTCTTATAAAAAACAGTCAAGTCTGCTGGAATTCCTAAGTACATCTGGAACGGCTCATAATTTAGAGTTTAGGAAACGTGTTATAAAAAACAGTCAACTCTGCTGGAAATCCTAAGTACATCTGGACCTTTTAATTTGAAACATCCGAGCCGTTGCTGATGCGAAGCGGCTAACAAAGAAGGAATTCGAAACGACAACAGCTTTTACTAAAGATATGGCTGCCATCCCATCCACATACAACTGATGATTAGCCACTGcatcagtctctctctctctctctctctctccctggcTCAAACTTTCTTGAACTCACAAGGTATCATattcatatagatatatacagaCACAAACATGACGGGAGGGAAAAGGCAAAATCTAGCGATGGTGCTGATCGTGTTAttgtgtacaacgtttcaagGCTCTTTCTCAGAAGCCACCTCCTCtgttgttttttctttgatCGGGAACGAGTATACTAAATGGTATCTACATTGAATTCGTCtttgcttcttctttcttttttttcctttcctgatTTATTATGTTCTAATCAGTTATCCCAACTCCAATCTGCAGGGACTACTTTACTAATATCAATATAGGCACGCCACCCAAGCGTTTTGGACTCCATATTGACACTGGTAGTTTCCTCACTTGGGTTCAGTGTGATGGAGCTTACGAGAATGACAAGCCCATCGGACATTTGTACAAGCCATCAAAAGATCGCATTGTGCAATGTCAAGATATCTTATGTGCTGTTATCCAAGGGAAGGAATACAATTGTGCAAACCCAACTGATCGATGCAAGTATTTTCTAGAATATGGTGATAACAGTACAAGCCATGGTTATCTGGTGAGAGACATTTTTCCTTTACGACTTACAAACGGATCTATCGTTTATCCTAGTTTGGTCTTTGGGTgagtatatatagatattacactattaaattttcatttctaaTTACCCATTTTTATCTCAATAGGTTTAAGTTTAGCTATAAAATTTTACATATATGTAGGTGTGGATACAAACAAAAAGGAATTTTCAAAGGGGCCGGAATTCTTGGTCTAAGCAAGGGTCCGCTTGGTTTGTTGTCACAAATGCATTCACAAGATCTAATACAACAAATAATTGGTCATTGTTTAAGTAGTAGAGGAGGTGGGTTTCTATTTTTAGGAGATGATCTTATACCTTCTTCCGGAGTATCTTGGACGCCATTCACAtataataatgaaaagtaagATCTATCATTAATCCCAACTAAACTGTTTTCACCATTTAGCACTTGCATCCGTGCATTGAcagattttctattttacatacTCAAACACCACacttttttgacaatttacagcATATCTATCTAACAATTATATCAATATATCTATCATAAATCTctacaaaattaaaatattacttATTTACATTAAAAATTCTTAAAATAGCATGCCCGCACttggagagatgagaaaatataTTCTAATATCATGTTATGTTTTGTGTTTAGAGATTCTGAAGTCAGTCTCGAAAATAGAGTACCACTCTTACAAGCATCTATTTTAACTAGCCTATTGATGCAGTAACATTTTCGCAACAATTTGTCATTTGCATTATCTATTTTAGCCACTTGCATCAATTTATAGAAAACTTATGCAAGTGCTCTGAATGCAAGATTGTGTTTTCACATTGGTGGATGTTGTCATTCAGGGATTATTTATCAGGACCAGCAGACCTCTTGTTTGATGGAAGTGAAACTGAAGTAACAGGGCTTCAAATTGATTTTGATAGTGGATCTGCCTTATCATACTTAGAACAAGCAGCCTACGAACACACATTTGATCTAGTAAGGAAAATCATTATAGACTAGACcttaatgataatgatatgtaTAACTCATGATTTACTTAATTATCTTTCAGATTAACCAAGCTCTGGAAAGAACGCCGATGATACTTGAACGATCAGAGGGTGAACTTCCAATTTGCTGGAGACACAATGGAAAACCTATTACATCCCTCAATGAAGTTGAGAAATACTTCAAGAACTTGACTTTAAGCTTCAAAAATTTCCCAGACGCGACGCTGGAGTTACCCCCAGGAGCTTATCTCATACTTGTCAGAGTTAAGAGCTACATTTCTGAAAACCATTAATATCAATACCAACTCTTAGTATCTCTTACCTTCAATTAAGCATATGGAACTTCTTTTGGTGTAGGGAAAAGTGTGCTTCGGGATTTTAGATGGCGATCTATTAGGACTTGAAAATGCAAATATAATTGGAGGTAAGAGATACTAACAGCACAAAAATCCTTATTTCGGAACCTAATTTCTTGTACTCAAACGATTCTGATGTTCTCATCAGCTATCCTAATGCAAGATAAGTTGGTGATATATGATATCACTAAGCACCGTATtggttggacttctaagaactgcAATACCTAAGCCATTTTCCAGAATGGGATGAAGAGTCAACGGTGAAACTAGTTGCATTGGAAAGGTTTTTCTTATACATATGAAGTAGAAGATGTATGGTGGGTTTCTCCTATCCCCTGCAAATGACTTAGGTTAATATAGTGATCAAGCTCACTTTtgtaccacatatatatatatttacaatgATTCTTATTTAAAACTATTCATGTGAAAGTACTAAATGCTACCTTTAATCCCAGGTTCTTTGGCATAGCTTATATCTTCCAACTTCAATCCCCTGTATCTAGGGCTGTCAAATTGTTCTCTTCCGTATATATGGTAAAGAATTTCCTGCAAAAGTGTCCACATAaggtgcaaaaaaaaaacatgaaaatagaCCATCTAAGGATGACAAGCCGCTTCTATAATAATGATGCACGGCAAGTTTTCCCAAAACTCATTTAATTTCTAGTAATATTCTCACTGGCACATTACTATGTGCACCATGGTCCAAGCGTCATTGCAATATAAGAGTCAAAGGTTCAAGTAAAAAAACAGTTTCTCCACTAATTGGGTTAAGGCTGCCAACATCTGCCTTTCCCCAAACCCATGACCATTCCCAATGCCTTGTACACGGGAATTGTTTGCAAGATATAGCAGCCAAGCACCCATGATTAGCCTATAGAACCAGAAATGGGCAAATTTCCTACTTTATGTTTCGAACATTACTTCAACTCCATAAACAAAAACAGGTTATCAAGTGGTCTTGAACTGGATGCTCATAAGTCAAATAAATGCTTCAAATAGAGACACCGTTTACAGAGATTTATATAAATTCGTTTCAATCACTAATTCCACAccttttgagaattgagatgtgaaaaataaaataagcaaCAAATTACAAAATTTCATGCAAGTGACAGCATTTATAACAGGCAATATGAGCAGCACAACCAGTCATAAGTATAATCGACACTAACCTCCAAGGTCAGTAACTTCAGCTGGAGAATTCATGTTAGCTTAAAATTGGTCAATGTAATGCACACTGCGTGTTAAAGGAGCACGTATTAGAGAAACAAACATATAGAActacaataccaaaataaaaataataaaaccaaACAACTTATCTTTTAGAACAACAACAATACCAACAACAAATTACCTTTGCATGAGAAATTTTTGTTATTGCCTCAAGATGAAAATTCTGCAATTCTTCAAGTCCAGTGACATCAATACCTCCAATGTCTTCACCCTAAGGGATGATAAAAACTAATTAGTAATTCTGCAAGTCTTCATAGGAGTTTTTTCACATATGCTTTTGACAAGACACAACCAAGAATCATGATGCTAAGCCACTTATTACCAAGTGCAGCTACAATAAATGATGAAAAAACGgtaggaaaagaaaaatcaaggatCCTTAGAGTCTAACcaggaaaatgaaaaaaggagaggaaagTTGAGCATAGGGAGGAAATGTcgtaaaaaaataattacaatcAACATCTTAGGGCAATATTTTGTTCTCAGTCAACCTTATTATGAAAGTGATAGCAtagagattgcacaaaaatggcaTGTTTCATGATATATACAGCAAAGCAAGATACAACTTGCAgttccaaaaaaatttcaaaagaagaaaacaattcaTCAGGAAGGCCATCGTCAGTTTCTCAAGGAAGCTTGGTCAAGAAAGTATTTTACCTTCAATTGGGAAACTAGATCTTCTAGTTCTTTGCATCGTTTCCTTTCCTTCTGATAGGAACCATTTAACTCCTCTAATGTTTTAGTCTCATCGACTTGTTTACAGCTTTCCTCTTTGGATACTTTAAATGACTGAACATTCGATAGCAAGAATTCATTTCTAATGGCTGGCTGGGAAATGCTCAACATATGGGCTCCTTCGGATGACACGTCCTCACCACTAATGCCAGACTTTTTCATCTTGGCAACCAGATCCCACATATTTGCAAGCTCATTCTCCAAATCTTCTTTGTGTAGTTTAGATTCCTTGAGCCTTCTTTGAAgctcactttctctctcatctctctcagtCAGAGCAGTCTGCAATGCAACTTCTGTTTGGCATCTTAAATTGAGTTCCTTCTGTAATTCTTCAACCAGAAACCCATCCTCTCGTCTTCTCAGGCATCCATCAGGTTGATCACTACTGGTGCTATCTTCATTGTAATCATATACTGTAGATTTCCGAAAGTAGTTAGGTTTGCACGAGGTCTCCTTCGCAGCAAACAGATCACCACTTAGCTTCTCATTTTCATATGAAAGCCTGGTTACTTCTTCAGCCAAGTTTCGAAGCTCAACTGCCGCAGCAGCGGCCAATTCTTTTGCATAAGAAGTCTCCTCTGCCAATTTTTTACAGTGAATTTCAAGCCCCTCCTTTTCCTCAATCAGCTTCACCTTCTCTTGCTTAAAATTCTCTATCTCAGCAGgctatgtatatgtatgttttGGAATAGCAAATAGAACAGACACACACAAATTAAAAGTTGGCAGCTATTTCATTTGCTTTTCGAaaaaaaatcacacaaaaatagtaTACCAGATACCAGTAGTAGAAGAATTAGGAAGTAAAAATATAGAGGGAAAACCTGCACAAGAAACTGGGAATTAAAAAATGCATTCTTGCTGCATTCAATGGAGTCCCCTTGCGAAAATATTCGATTTAAGCTCATGACACTTGTTGGAGTATTTTCATCAGCATAAGCTTCTTCACATGACCCTTCAACATTCTTATCCAATAGCTCTTTAGAATAAGTCTGATGAACATTATCATTCCCTTCTGCAAGATGTAGTGGATCGCTGGAGCTCCTATCTGATAATGAGCTAAGCTGTTTGCGTAGCAAAAGAATAGTCTCCTGCATCTCAGCATTCTCCGATGTCTGCGAGAAATAATAGAGATAAAGTTGTTACAATGGATGTCCACAATTGAATCTTACAGCTCTTGACTTGTACCTTCATCTGTAGTTGCTCCTGAAGTATCCTATTATCTGCTGACTTAATCTGTTCAGTCATTCCACAACAAAGGAACATCTTAATAAAACAATTTAGCTTTTAATTAGCAAATCATCCTTATAAGAATGCAGGATAACAAACCTCAAGTTCGCAAGTTTTTTCATTTAGCTGGGAAGTTAACTTGGACAGAGCCTATATGAGAGtatcaaacaaataataaagacAAAGGTTAGTCAAGGAATTAGAGATCacaaaagagaaattaaataaGGAAAAGGTAGGAGGAGTTTCCTCAATCTTTCCATGCATGCGGGGACATGGGGGAAGAAACTTACCTTCATTCCATCATTTGCCCATCATCAAACATAGGGGCGTTACAAATTTGTAACTTTTTCATTCTACCCCTTGTTACAGTCTATATTACTTGTTAACAATGATGCATTATTTATATGTGATGTAGAATATAAATAGTGGAAGCACAAGTACTGTTGGAGGGACGAACAAGCATTTTAAAGCTTTTGCGCATAGTTAATTCTCCTTAAACATCAGTGATTTTGACGGGGCGATATGTAGCAATTGTTATAATCAATAACACCCAGTTAACTAACTATGAAATGAACATATATGACTTTCATCTCTAATTTACTCTAGAGCacaattaatttgaaaaatatataggaACAAAATCCTTTGGTAATTTCATGTTTGCAAGTACCAGACTTTCACATTTCACAGAACTACACCACCTATACAACTACTCTCCATTTCCTAGCAATTGAGTAAGGCCGATTACTTTTGATCCTCCCTATGCCCAATAGTGGTGGGACTTGGGAGTTTCGTACACTAGGCTACACTTAATTCCATAAGTGGTAAGACTGGTTTCTCCAACATCTGCAGAAACTATTACTCACGCATAGTTACCTGTGACATTCCGTTGCTGTTTGCAGTATGTGGAGTCAACTCAACTGAGGCAATCATCCGCTGCTCCAAAACACGTATTTGACGATTCTTTTCACTAATTTCAGATTTCAACTTCTGCATTTGTTCCTATATTTACAAATATGAAAGAGCCCCTCATTAATTTTAATAACTCCTGATCCATTCTAAAAGCAAAGACGAAGAGGCAGCGCACTTTGAGTTGTGAATCTTCAGAACTGCCAGCTGCTTGCTCTGACAACCGTTTTAGAGAACTTGTGGACAGTGCCACCTCCCCAACTAACATTTTCATTTGCTCACAAAGCAGATCCATTTGATCCGTCATTGTGGCCCCAGTCTGCAGGAAAAGACATTTCACTGTTCAAGTAATCCTATCAGTTCAAAGCCCTACGCTATGATGCACCAATGTGAACTCAACTCATTAAATGAGTAAGCTAGCTTTAAGAATGGCTTTCAATGATCAAAAGAGAAATGGTGAGACAACTGGAATATGATAAAACAAAatgtcaaattcaaaattttccaaaaatgcCTATCTTCACTAATTACACAACCTCAACGTGGAATTCATGATTTTTTCACGCTTTAGGTACATAATTTTTATACAGTTATAAATAACTTAGTCATAAAACTTTAGAAGTTTTCCAAACAACCTTTGTTCACAAAATTACAAATCCAAGGGATTCAATATGAATTAGGGAATATCGAAAGTGATAGGGTAGTAGTCTACCTCGCTAACAGAACAAATATAATAAGAAGAGAAAGGACAGGGAAAAACCCATGAAGAATGCAACCCTGCAACACGTAGCATTGGAATCTGGTAAAGTAAGAAATAAACAAGGGCTAGCTATGGCATTGCTCATGTGTGAAATGTAGCATCAGCAGGCATGAGCATAGGAATATAATAGGTACTTGGAACATAAAAGTCTACCCAGAATTAATTGATACCATGCTTAGACATATGTTTAACATAATTTGATCATGAGAGACTAGATGGATAGCTGAAACATagatatgtataaaaaaaagaacGAAGCTTGGTATTCATAAAGGATAGAAAACGACCGGGTAATGATAATTATAGGTAAACATTTAAAGAAGAGGTTTTGGAAGTCGAAAGATATAGTGATAGGATCCAAGGGGTTAAATTATAGAGGTTGAAAAAGAAggtggctggatcttagtggtTAAGTTAGTGATAGGACCAGAGACGGAGCTTAAGTTTTGCCTAGTTGCGATAGACAAAAAAAGTACAAAGAGGCAACTTTTAAGGGAACCAAGATGAGATGGCATTAGGAATACCTAGTAGATAAAAATTATTTACAGGGGGAGGCCCGAAAGGACATTTAAGAAAAGGTGGGGGATGTTTTCACAGTGTCTATGGTTGGCACGGGAGTAAGTAGAAATGAcgcagaaaaaaaagaagaagatattaGAACTGTCTATGCATTAAGACTTTAAGTCTACTTAACCCTTGATTTAAGAAGATGAAACCCTGTTTGCAAAAGGATGAAAGACAATTTTCTAACTTGatgatataagttggtgttaGCAGATGTTTGATTATAAAATTGTGAATAGACTACTCAATACTAGAATTTCCAGGGCTGTGTGGGGTGTCCATGGTTggttttttttgacataaatttaaccggcCTTTCGGTTGGTTATtggtggttttgtcggtttttcAGACGGTCTTCCCTAGCATATATTTGACAATAGCTGACCAAACGGTTGGTTTGGCGGCTGGTTTGGTTTGGCACGATTTTTTGGACAGTCCTAGCTGCATCAATAACGACACGGAGCTAATTAATATAAGATGACTAATGCATCTTCAAGCATATTTAGCATCAATTGAAGCAGATACATGGTGGTAAGAATTTCTCTCACCGGTGGCAGGCGGCGACCTGCGACAGCTGCACTGAACAAGTCACCTGCTTGGGTTATTTCTGAAAATGAGCTAATGGGCAGAGAATCGTCTCCCCATCTACTTACCGATTTTCTCCGTCCATCTTTGATATCATTAAGAATTACTTTATCCCCCGATGGTTTTGAAAAAGGAGTTGGTGTCTCACTCCCGGAGCTCTCACCATCAGCACTTGGCGATGATCCAACCAGACCGTCAGGTTTCTGCATTGGAAAGAACATTatacttttaacttttaagtatACTGCATTTATTGTTGTTCACACAAAAACAAATCCCAAGTCATCAAAACTAAAAATGCTTAGCCCATCAAAATAAAACTaggatttatattttaaaaaaattcctgACATAGGAATTTGTAATGCCAATTGCTTTcggttcaaatttcaaactttctGAACTTTTGAAAGCTAATAAATAAGAATGATTGACAATGCTTTTGTTTAGACCCTTATACTCTGGCATAAACATAagaaattatgtttattttgtaAAAATTGTCAAATCAAGCAATATTTCCGCAGTAACTATTAGACTTTAAGGTACAAAAGTTCCATATCGACTCAAAGGATAAGACTGTTGCATATCGGAATACTGAAAGCTTTTCTCAATGTtcaaacatcatcatcatcatccaaaccTTCAGCTTCTAGCAGACGGATATGTATTGCAAAGAATACCAGAAAGCTAACGCTATTCTTAACCTAAATTTCTCACTGCATAGCACTTACTATTGATATTATAATCTCCACATATAAC
Protein-coding regions in this window:
- the LOC119996864 gene encoding aspartic proteinase Asp1-like, with amino-acid sequence MTGGKRQNLAMVLIVLLCTTFQGSFSEATSSVVFSLIGNEYTKWDYFTNINIGTPPKRFGLHIDTGSFLTWVQCDGAYENDKPIGHLYKPSKDRIVQCQDILCAVIQGKEYNCANPTDRCKYFLEYGDNSTSHGYLVRDIFPLRLTNGSIVYPSLVFGCGYKQKGIFKGAGILGLSKGPLGLLSQMHSQDLIQQIIGHCLSSRGGGFLFLGDDLIPSSGVSWTPFTYNNEKDYLSGPADLLFDGSETEVTGLQIDFDSGSALSYLEQAAYEHTFDLINQALERTPMILERSEGELPICWRHNGKPITSLNEVEKYFKNLTLSFKNFPDATLELPPGAYLILVRGKVCFGILDGDLLGLENANIIGAILMQDKLVIYDITKHRIGWTSKNCNT
- the LOC119995816 gene encoding kinesin-like protein KIN-7C, mitochondrial isoform X1 translates to MTPSSLCLSDFHRFTSGISPFRSRKSPLQPPPPVKPAGRPVTPSSSRPPSRLSASPASTSASPPAQVLERPETSKSKENVTVTVRFRPLSAREINKGDEIAWYADGDYSVRNEYHPSIAYGFDRVFGPATTTRHVYDIAAQHVVSGVMHGINGTVFAYGVTSSGKTHTMHGEQKSPGITPLAVKDVFGIIQEMPGREFLLRVSYLEIYNEVINDLLDPTGQNLRIREDAQGTYVEGIKEEVVLSPAHALSLIASGEEHRHVGSNNFNLLSSRSHTIFTLTIESSPRGKNQGEENVTLSQLHLIDLAGSESSKTETIGLRRKEGSYINKSLLTLGTVISKLTDGKATHIPYRDSKLTRLLQSSLSGHGRISLICTMTPASSNSEETHNTLKFAHRSKHVEIKAAQNKIIDEKSLIKKYLKEISFLKQELQQLKRGMMENPSVGASTQEDLVNLKLQLEAGQVKLQSRLEEEEQAKAALLGRIQRLTKLILVSTKNSMQSSISERLGHRRRHSFAEDELAYLPEKKREYMIEDDTGSYASELSEEGRDDATNLDELVKDYKRNGRRGMLGWFKMRKPDGLVGSSPSADGESSGSETPTPFSKPSGDKVILNDIKDGRRKSVSRWGDDSLPISSFSEITQAGDLFSAAVAGRRLPPTGATMTDQMDLLCEQMKMLVGEVALSTSSLKRLSEQAAGSSEDSQLKEQMQKLKSEISEKNRQIRVLEQRMIASVELTPHTANSNGMSQALSKLTSQLNEKTCELEIKSADNRILQEQLQMKTSENAEMQETILLLRKQLSSLSDRSSSDPLHLAEGNDNVHQTYSKELLDKNVEGSCEEAYADENTPTSVMSLNRIFSQGDSIECSKNAFFNSQFLVQPAEIENFKQEKVKLIEEKEGLEIHCKKLAEETSYAKELAAAAAVELRNLAEEVTRLSYENEKLSGDLFAAKETSCKPNYFRKSTVYDYNEDSTSSDQPDGCLRRREDGFLVEELQKELNLRCQTEVALQTALTERDERESELQRRLKESKLHKEDLENELANMWDLVAKMKKSGISGEDVSSEGAHMLSISQPAIRNEFLLSNVQSFKVSKEESCKQVDETKTLEELNGSYQKERKRCKELEDLVSQLKGEDIGGIDVTGLEELQNFHLEAITKISHAKCALH